In Centropristis striata isolate RG_2023a ecotype Rhode Island chromosome 5, C.striata_1.0, whole genome shotgun sequence, a single genomic region encodes these proteins:
- the troap gene encoding uncharacterized protein troap, whose product MELFMNLRRSLVDDIVTTKARPVIGWYGFPSRPIAKPAFYKLLRVQEVDRPLRSERTQQGIFKNLHKTLGSTKHFGVCCVRITLSKAQNYFSHPAVMMNSSSVLRQQSPNKIRSDFMRTKNENNKMPVHPKPSKLLSTRHLSDQNIENREPGNAETGRKAPVRPAVSRLPVLAKSLRLQTPSDFGQSHCRWEEKPLAGKTKKKKPCTRPVPFNFSQPKSSRMATENQPPIDAQSRTGAHAVRPDNLKNKNVNAQPTKHAAPFNCNMDSTKAAAMSNGKATENTSQQSGQSAPSSTFKTSVTFSNPLSSIPNKDMCQSSAAVIAEACLDNMSLLTLKDPAKPSQASQNMQLTTQQDNNSKSSSDKAESFQSDHAALLSILRNEGVGATGLGSATPHSKAYNYLPQRVSVMKSRQKTGAAAGSVKSVQFSPDTAAMQSILQNEGVKGGGPVCATPRNSICPSGRGTSIYTAQRVPLRKNHAGGAAAVALKETPLKKWTPQRVRDTRHQPMSAMKCYRSAQQSPYGATPGLWSCKTNIQPQQEEIVQRLFDDQEDDESTNVTEKHPETRAEQLPVHVTATQSHCEEKVEVSRVSEDDEEEEKEQRVGGGQPFLQAAQRESVIFFSTGKTLLRAPRFEKQESSARQEQPGHEEVSSVSVCPVKPVHSLHRDLIVQKSCALSPAAALLRKRLPPLEEFLLDEEVASYTSVSILAAPGFLPPRPRCGNPLASMLHFEESSRFVPIGFDLSPGSSPQQER is encoded by the exons ATGGAGCTGTTTATGAACCTCCGTCGCTCATTGGTGGACGACATTGTCACGACCAAAGCGCGACCAGTCATTGGCTGGTACGGCTTTCCATCGCGACCAATAGCGAAGCCCGCTTTTTACAAACTGCTGCGAGTCCAGGAAGTTGACAGGCCACTGCGGAGTGAAAGGACACAACAAGGGATCTTTAAAAACCTCCACAAAACGCTCGGAAGCACCAAACATTTTGGAGTTTGTTGTGTCAGAATTACTTTATCGAAAGCACAGAA TTACTTTTCACACCCTGCTGTCATGATGAACTCCTCTTCAGTCCTCCGTCAGCAAAGTCCGAACAAAATCCGCAGTGACTTCATGAG AACCAAGAATGAAAATAACAAGATGCCAGTGCACCCAAAGCCATCCAAACTCCTCTCCACACGTCACCTTTCCGACCAGAATATTGAGAACCGAGAACCTGGAAATGCAGAAACGGGTCGGAAGGCCCCTGTGCGTCCAGCTGTGAGCAGGCTCCCGGTGCTCGCAAAGTCTCTCCGTCTCCAGACTCCATCTGACTTTGGTCAATCTCACTGTCGGTGGGAGGAGAAACCTCTGGCT GGCAAAACTAAGAAGAAAAAGCCATGCACCAGGCCTGTACCTTTCAACTTCTCTCAGCCCAAGAGCTCAAGAATGGCCACTGAAAATCAGCCGCCCATTGATGCTCAATCAAGGACTGGAGCTCACGCTGTCCGAcctgataatttaaaaaacaaaaacgtgaATGCACAACCTACTAAACATGCAGCTCCGTTTAACTGCAATATGGACTCCACTAAAGCTGCAGCGATGTCTAATGGAAAGGCAACAGAAAACACATCTCAGCAATCAGGACAGTCTGCACCGTCCAGCACATTTAAGACTTCAGTCACTTTCTCCAACCCTTTATCATCCATTCCTAATAAAGACATGTGTCAGAGCAGTGCTGCTGTCATTGCAGAGGCCTGTTTGGATAACATGAGCCTGCTCACTCTCAAAGATCCAGCCAAGCCATCCCAAGCAAGCCAGAACATGCAGCTGACCACGCAGCAGGACAACAACTCTAAAAGCTCAAGTG ACAAAGCAGAGAGCTTCCAGTCGGATCATGCGGCTTTGCTCAGTATCCTCCGGAACGAAGGAGTCGGTGCCACAGGTCTGGGATCTGCAACTCCACACTCTAAAGCCTATAACTATCTG CCCCAGAGAGTGTCTGTGATGAAGAGCCGACAAAAAACTGGAGCCGCTGCAG GATCAGTGAAGTCGGTGCAGTTCTCCCCGGACACTGCGGCGATGCAAAGCATCCTGCAGAACGAGGGCGTGAAGGGTGGAGGGCCTGTGTGCGCCACACCCCGAAACTCCATCTGTCCATCAGGCAGAGGCACTTCTATCTACACA GCTCAGAGAGTGCCGCTGAGAAAGAATCACGCCGGAGGAGCAGCAG CAGTCGCACTCAAAGAGACTCCGCTGAAGAAATGGACTCCGCAGAGGGTCCGCGACACCCGGCATCAGCCCATGTCCGCCATG AAATGCTATCGGTCAGCACAACAGTCACCGTACGGCGCCACACCTGGACTGTGGAGCTGCAAAACCAACATTCAGCCGCAGCAGGAG GAGATTGTCCAGAGATTATTTGATGATCAAGAAGATGATGAGAGCACAAACGTGACAGAGAAACATCCTGAGACACGAGCAGAGCAGCTCCCGGTTCATGTCACAGCT ACTCAGTCCCACTGTGAAGAGAAGGTGGAGGTGAGCAGAGTCAGCGAAGAcgatgaggaggaagagaaggagcagAGGGTCGGTGGAGGACAGCCGTTCCTCCAGGCAGCACAAAGAGAGTCCGTCATTTTCTTTTCAACGGGGAAAACGTTGTTAAGAGCTCCACGCTTTGAGAAGCAGGAGAGCTCAGCACGTCAGGAGCAGCCAGGACATGAAGAGGTGTcgtctgtgtcagtgtgtccGGTCAAACCTGTTCACAGTCTGCACAGAG ACCTCATCGTTCAGAAGTCTTGTGCTCTGAGTCCTGCGGCTGCGCTGCTGCGGAAGCGCCTTCCTCCTCTGGAGGAGTTCCTGCTGGACGAGGAGGTGGCGTCCTACACCTCAGTGTCCATCCTGGCTGCTCCCGGGTTCCTCCCCCCGCGGCCCCGCTGTGGGAACCCGCTGGCCTCCATGCTGCACTTTGAGGAGTCCTCT AGATTTGTTCCGATTGGTTTCGACCTCTCACCCGGCTCTTCTCCACAGCAGGAGAGATGA